A region of Pyxidicoccus parkwaysis DNA encodes the following proteins:
- the fabZ gene encoding 3-hydroxyacyl-ACP dehydratase FabZ, protein MHDEQAPPSRLGIQEVLKLLPHRYPMLMVDRIDALEPGVSAEGIKCVTANEPFFQGHFPEHPIMPGVLIVESMAQVAGIMLRTRSTPGAESQPQEAPKQARPGVMASIQRMRFRRPVLPGDQLRVRATHLKSLGTVHHVKVEALVGEELVADGELMLGS, encoded by the coding sequence GTGCATGACGAGCAGGCGCCTCCGTCCCGGCTGGGCATCCAGGAAGTGTTGAAGCTCCTCCCGCATCGCTACCCGATGCTCATGGTGGATCGGATTGACGCTCTGGAGCCCGGCGTGTCCGCCGAGGGCATCAAGTGCGTCACGGCGAACGAGCCCTTCTTCCAGGGACACTTCCCCGAGCATCCCATCATGCCGGGGGTCCTCATCGTCGAGTCCATGGCCCAGGTGGCGGGAATCATGCTGCGCACCCGGAGCACACCGGGAGCGGAATCCCAGCCGCAGGAAGCCCCGAAGCAGGCTCGGCCGGGCGTCATGGCCAGCATCCAGCGGATGCGCTTCCGGCGCCCGGTGCTCCCAGGGGATCAGCTGCGCGTGCGGGCTACGCACCTCAAGAGCCTGGGCACCGTCCATCACGTCAAGGTCGAAGCGCTGGTGGGCGAAGAGCTCGTCGCCGACGGCGAGCTGATGCTCGGCTCCTGA
- a CDS encoding acyl carrier protein: protein MLPPIDKRELKDGLKSMIVERLRLSVEPASIQDETPLFGSSNAEGTNLGLDSVEALEIVVGIEEKWGVAIEDDSVSKEFHSIETLAGLVSRLLDESREKTARA, encoded by the coding sequence ATGCTGCCCCCAATTGACAAGCGGGAACTGAAAGACGGCCTGAAGTCCATGATCGTGGAGCGCCTGCGGCTGAGCGTTGAGCCCGCGAGCATCCAGGATGAAACGCCACTGTTCGGCAGCAGCAACGCCGAGGGCACGAACCTGGGGCTCGACAGCGTCGAGGCGCTGGAGATTGTAGTCGGCATCGAGGAGAAGTGGGGCGTCGCCATCGAGGACGACAGCGTGTCCAAGGAGTTCCACTCCATCGAGACGCTCGCGGGTCTGGTCAGCCGGTTGCTCGACGAGAGCAGAGAGAAGACCGCCCGTGCATGA
- a CDS encoding ABC transporter permease → MDTLAQDLRLAVRRLRRGPTFTLVALATLALGIGANVSIFSVVHAVLLRPLPMHDDARLVRLYSLRTQGPGPTSPPDLLDLREQTHAFDGLVGVANAAMTLGADGPETSPQKVQAGLVSPEFFRVLGVSVPVGRALQVGDDAPGAPKVAVLSYALWQRRFGGDPSVLGRSFSFGGPEPWTVVGVAAPGFDFPSHAEVWFPLLWDDSMRNAQARGAHWLELYGRLAPGVSLEQARADASEVARRLAEQYPATNSGKGVSVQPLRDVLVGNVRPSLLLLLGAVGLVLLIACANLTHLLLARAASREGELSVRLALGASRGRLARELLIESAVLSVLGGGAGLLAAMWALDAMAVLGPRDIPRIEEVSLDGTVLAFTAGLSVLTTFLFGLVPALHASRADPGRGLRAMSSGSGGSAHRHRTRSTLIVVETSLAVLLLVSAGLLLRSFLHQQHADLGFRPEGVLTVKLDLPPRHYRFGSAEPAAFYERLLERVRAMPGVQSAGLVSGLPMDGVKWTIPMRDPVRPVPQGTEPWQTRVRMLTPGALETLGAKVMRGRGLVSTDVGDSGRVVLINAEAARRFWPGEDPIGHTVETDMGWGNGTFGGRVVGVVEDLAIDGPAAPAAPELFVPYDQARSTEMTLLLRTSGEPLTLLPSVRAEVRALDPALALGRARTLSSVTDGVVAPLRFYLLLVGLFAGAALMLAAVGLYGVVTYAVLQRTRELGIRMALGAREQQVMRMVLGHYLRLTAVGLVLGLALAMGVSRALTHLLSGVLPTDPLTYGVVVVVLGGVAFLATLLPARRASRVSPAIALRGE, encoded by the coding sequence ATGGACACCCTCGCCCAGGACCTGCGACTGGCGGTGCGGAGGCTGCGCCGCGGCCCCACCTTCACCCTGGTGGCCCTGGCCACGCTGGCCCTCGGCATCGGCGCCAACGTGTCCATCTTCAGCGTGGTGCACGCGGTGCTGCTGCGGCCGCTGCCCATGCACGACGACGCACGGCTGGTGCGGCTGTACAGCCTTCGCACGCAGGGGCCCGGGCCCACCTCGCCGCCGGACCTGCTCGACCTGCGCGAGCAGACGCACGCCTTCGACGGACTGGTGGGGGTTGCGAACGCGGCCATGACGCTGGGGGCGGATGGCCCGGAGACCTCGCCCCAGAAGGTGCAGGCCGGACTCGTGTCGCCCGAGTTCTTCCGGGTGCTCGGTGTGAGCGTGCCGGTGGGCCGCGCGCTGCAGGTGGGCGACGACGCTCCCGGAGCACCGAAGGTGGCGGTCCTCTCCTACGCACTGTGGCAGCGGCGCTTCGGCGGTGACCCTTCGGTGCTCGGCCGCTCCTTCAGCTTCGGCGGCCCCGAGCCCTGGACGGTGGTGGGCGTGGCGGCCCCGGGCTTCGACTTCCCCTCGCACGCCGAAGTCTGGTTCCCCCTGCTCTGGGACGACAGCATGCGGAATGCGCAGGCGCGCGGCGCCCACTGGCTGGAGCTCTACGGCCGGCTCGCCCCCGGAGTGAGCCTGGAGCAGGCCCGCGCCGACGCCTCCGAGGTGGCTCGCCGGCTGGCCGAGCAATACCCGGCGACGAACTCGGGCAAGGGCGTGAGCGTGCAGCCGCTGCGCGACGTGCTGGTGGGCAACGTGCGGCCTTCACTGCTGTTGCTGCTGGGCGCGGTGGGGCTGGTGCTGCTCATCGCCTGCGCCAACCTCACCCACCTGCTGCTGGCGCGCGCCGCATCGAGAGAGGGGGAGCTGTCCGTCCGCCTCGCCCTGGGTGCCAGCCGGGGCCGCCTCGCGCGTGAGCTCCTGATAGAGAGCGCCGTGCTGTCCGTGCTCGGCGGCGGCGCCGGCTTGCTGGCGGCGATGTGGGCGCTGGATGCCATGGCCGTGCTGGGCCCGCGCGACATTCCACGCATCGAGGAGGTGTCGCTGGATGGCACCGTGCTGGCCTTCACCGCCGGCCTCTCCGTGCTCACCACGTTCCTCTTCGGGCTGGTGCCCGCGCTGCACGCCTCGCGCGCGGATCCGGGGCGCGGCCTGCGCGCGATGAGCAGCGGTAGCGGAGGGAGCGCGCACCGCCACCGCACCCGCTCCACGCTCATCGTGGTGGAGACGTCGCTCGCGGTGCTGCTGCTGGTGAGCGCGGGGCTGTTGCTGCGCAGCTTCCTGCACCAGCAACACGCCGACCTGGGCTTCCGGCCCGAGGGTGTGCTGACGGTGAAGCTCGACCTGCCTCCGCGCCACTACCGCTTCGGGAGCGCCGAGCCCGCCGCCTTCTACGAGCGGCTGCTGGAGCGGGTGCGCGCCATGCCCGGCGTGCAGTCCGCGGGGCTGGTGAGCGGCCTGCCCATGGACGGCGTGAAGTGGACCATCCCCATGAGAGACCCGGTGCGGCCGGTGCCCCAGGGCACCGAGCCATGGCAGACGCGGGTTCGCATGCTGACTCCGGGTGCGCTGGAGACGCTGGGGGCGAAGGTCATGCGTGGCCGCGGCCTCGTCTCCACGGACGTGGGCGACAGCGGGCGCGTGGTGCTCATCAACGCCGAGGCGGCGCGCCGCTTCTGGCCCGGAGAGGACCCCATCGGCCACACCGTGGAGACGGACATGGGCTGGGGGAATGGCACCTTCGGGGGCAGGGTGGTGGGCGTGGTGGAGGACCTGGCCATCGACGGGCCCGCCGCTCCCGCCGCGCCGGAGTTGTTCGTGCCGTATGACCAGGCACGCAGCACGGAGATGACGCTGCTGCTGCGCACCTCGGGCGAGCCGCTCACGCTGCTCCCGTCGGTGCGCGCCGAGGTCCGCGCGCTCGACCCGGCCCTCGCGCTGGGGCGTGCCCGCACGCTGTCGTCGGTGACGGACGGCGTGGTGGCTCCACTGCGCTTCTACCTGTTGCTGGTGGGCCTCTTCGCCGGCGCGGCCCTGATGCTGGCGGCGGTGGGACTCTACGGCGTGGTGACGTACGCGGTGCTCCAGCGCACCCGGGAGCTGGGTATCCGCATGGCGCTGGGGGCTCGCGAGCAGCAGGTGATGCGCATGGTGCTGGGCCACTACCTGCGGCTCACCGCCGTGGGGCTCGTGCTGGGGCTCGCGCTCGCCATGGGCGTCAGCCGGGCCCTCACGCACCTGCTCAGCGGGGTGCTGCCCACGGACCCGCTGACCTATGGCGTGGTGGTGGTGGTGCTCGGCGGCGTGGCATTCCTGGCCACGCTGCTCCCCGCGCGCCGCGCCTCGCGGGTGTCGCCCGCGATCGCACTCCGGGGAGAGTGA
- a CDS encoding LysE family translocator: MSLFLSMAGFALAASISPGPVNLVALSSGARYGLRASMRHVSGATVGFTLLLLLIGLGLYELLSHWPWLRTAIQWAGVGFLLFMAYKLAADDGRLNTDNPGEGPSFLHGAAMQWLNPKAWLASLAGMGAYVAHGEALRVWQFSAVYFVICYVSIACWAYAGTFLRHYLNEARWVRWFNRLMAALLAGSALYLLEV; encoded by the coding sequence ATGAGCCTCTTTCTCTCCATGGCGGGCTTCGCGCTCGCGGCTTCCATTTCTCCAGGGCCCGTCAATCTGGTGGCGTTGAGTTCCGGAGCCCGGTACGGCCTGCGGGCCAGCATGCGGCACGTCTCGGGGGCCACGGTGGGCTTCACCCTGCTGCTGTTGCTCATCGGCCTGGGGCTGTACGAGTTGCTGAGCCACTGGCCGTGGCTGCGCACCGCCATTCAATGGGCCGGCGTGGGCTTCCTGCTGTTCATGGCCTACAAGCTGGCCGCGGATGATGGACGGCTGAACACAGACAATCCTGGGGAGGGGCCGTCATTCCTCCATGGCGCGGCCATGCAGTGGCTCAATCCGAAGGCCTGGCTGGCCTCATTGGCGGGCATGGGCGCGTACGTGGCCCATGGCGAGGCGCTGCGCGTCTGGCAGTTCTCGGCCGTCTACTTCGTCATCTGCTACGTCTCGATTGCCTGCTGGGCCTACGCCGGCACCTTCCTGCGCCATTACCTGAACGAGGCGCGATGGGTGCGGTGGTTCAACCGTTTGATGGCGGCCCTGCTCGCCGGCAGCGCCCTGTACCTGCTCGAGGTGTGA
- a CDS encoding AraC family transcriptional regulator — protein sequence MPNGVLTAQDASAAPEFWRDARLPFIEGRSIRDGRKVCYAKHSHETFSIGVITGGRSTYLNGKTRERVGAGAVVVMNPEEVHACNPIDDEPWSYRMLYVDVPWLTTLQRDLGFSHNLDFRAFSATVTTEPRLYAGFNRLYGILTSPGAEDLHKHSAAITFFSQVQQALNPAPTAPREDNQKLQRAADFIRDNCTRSLKLEDICAAADLSPSYLTRAFKKRYGMTPHAYLVNRRIQYARTRLKRGHMIADVALDAGFADQAHFQRAFKRVIAATPGQYRG from the coding sequence ATGCCGAACGGAGTGCTGACAGCCCAGGACGCGTCCGCCGCCCCGGAGTTCTGGCGAGACGCACGACTGCCCTTCATCGAAGGCCGGTCGATTCGGGATGGGCGCAAGGTCTGCTACGCGAAGCACTCCCACGAGACGTTCTCCATCGGAGTCATCACCGGCGGACGCAGCACCTACCTCAACGGGAAGACGCGCGAGCGGGTGGGCGCCGGTGCCGTGGTGGTGATGAATCCGGAGGAGGTCCACGCCTGCAACCCGATTGATGATGAGCCCTGGTCGTATCGCATGCTCTACGTGGACGTGCCCTGGCTCACCACGCTCCAGCGCGACCTGGGCTTCAGCCACAACCTGGACTTCAGGGCGTTCTCGGCCACGGTGACGACCGAGCCCAGGCTCTATGCCGGCTTCAACCGGCTCTACGGCATCCTCACCTCCCCCGGCGCCGAGGACCTCCACAAGCACAGCGCGGCCATCACCTTCTTCTCTCAGGTCCAACAGGCCCTGAATCCAGCGCCGACGGCGCCGCGCGAGGACAACCAGAAGCTCCAGCGCGCAGCCGACTTCATCCGCGACAACTGCACGCGCTCCCTGAAGCTGGAAGACATCTGCGCCGCGGCGGACCTCTCCCCTTCCTACCTGACCCGCGCATTCAAGAAGCGCTACGGCATGACGCCCCATGCCTATCTGGTCAACCGCCGCATCCAATACGCACGCACCCGGCTCAAGCGCGGACACATGATTGCCGACGTCGCCCTTGACGCCGGCTTCGCCGACCAGGCGCATTTCCAGCGCGCCTTCAAACGCGTCATCGCCGCGACTCCCGGGCAATACCGGGGGTGA
- a CDS encoding dihydrofolate reductase family protein, with product MSKLRVNAFSISLDGYGAGPGQDLENPLGVGGHALHTWILGTRTFQKLHGDFAGELIGDEAGRAGVDDDFAARGFENVGAWILGRNMFAPTRGPWADDGWKGWWGSNPPYHVPVFVLTHHARAPITMEGGTTFHFVTDGIHAALKRAKEAAQGKDVRLGGGVATIRQYLTAGLIDELHLAISPVLLGRGEHLLAGIDLVGLGYKCTEHVPTSHATHVVLTRAS from the coding sequence ATGTCGAAGCTTCGGGTCAACGCATTCTCAATCTCGCTCGATGGCTATGGCGCCGGTCCCGGCCAGGACCTGGAGAATCCGCTGGGTGTTGGAGGCCACGCGCTGCACACGTGGATTCTCGGCACGCGAACGTTCCAGAAGCTCCACGGCGACTTCGCGGGAGAACTGATTGGCGACGAAGCGGGGAGGGCAGGGGTCGACGACGACTTCGCCGCGCGCGGCTTCGAGAACGTCGGCGCCTGGATTCTCGGCCGCAACATGTTCGCGCCGACGCGGGGCCCCTGGGCCGACGATGGTTGGAAGGGTTGGTGGGGCTCCAACCCTCCCTACCATGTGCCCGTCTTCGTGCTCACGCACCATGCTCGCGCGCCCATCACGATGGAGGGCGGCACGACGTTCCACTTCGTGACCGATGGAATCCACGCCGCGCTGAAGCGCGCGAAGGAGGCGGCCCAGGGCAAGGACGTGAGACTTGGCGGTGGTGTCGCCACCATCCGCCAGTACCTCACCGCGGGGCTCATCGACGAGCTCCACCTCGCCATCTCCCCCGTGCTCCTCGGCCGTGGCGAGCACCTTCTCGCCGGCATCGACCTGGTGGGCCTCGGCTACAAGTGCACCGAGCACGTTCCCACGAGCCACGCCACGCACGTGGTCCTGACTAGAGCGTCTTGA
- the roxB gene encoding rubber dioxygenase RoxB yields MSGMKQSLASGRATGPLVRALLVAAGLVSPGVSSAGDLIGSSRGGSVQWDYCYGKPDTAVLPVDPRTLVQPGISNGKAVHFNAFWKDCHVNPAAVQEVGHAQTCGELRQRFYVGEGLLTNGHPGAGALFTGTDPTRVESGLGIATFTAGQYNELWRIWGFLLRPDNFDSLVAQRYGSAVSTERNPYPLPGQNPNWTNGGSGQLPQMLTQLRNPDGSWSGRIGVTCHACHSGAVGTPADGPGLGVVLGGGSSLADLDLFLSDLLPLGYPASLATFANLNRTRGTNNASDINLAFLFPDETLLSAGEVIGLINSGSTAGMDTPAWWNMGHRPVKFVDGVFPMDAPRVDMVFYTPFFGLFGGVGGPVSEAGQDWMRTNGPPLNTWVESLKAPRYPLAINQTLAEQGAVLFHTLDMWGPGRNNPVQRPQGNGSCASCHGAYAPRYVNDPAFLATPALEGMASYIVPLSIIGTDPVRVNTNNLAVQTAGAKNFFGYPQTAGTAQDCGPQNQPHIRGNRELGYLAPPLYGVWATAPYLHNGSVPNVWEVLKPSDRKPIWRRVSTPPRWDQPLTIMGFDTNLQRAYDSTKLGWKYDTIACQWRTPLNPAVSPYINCDPGDEFRTPLAQEMMNVLFSNIFLTWNILYPPTRTRQQLEDRKIFNTHAFGQDNGGHEFNSVLTDLERVALIEYLKTL; encoded by the coding sequence ATGAGTGGAATGAAGCAGTCGTTGGCGTCGGGCCGGGCCACCGGACCGCTCGTTCGAGCGTTGCTCGTCGCGGCGGGCCTGGTGTCCCCCGGCGTCTCGAGCGCGGGTGACCTGATTGGCAGCAGCCGTGGTGGCTCGGTCCAGTGGGACTACTGCTATGGCAAGCCAGACACCGCCGTCCTGCCCGTGGACCCACGGACCCTGGTGCAGCCCGGCATCAGCAACGGGAAGGCGGTGCACTTCAATGCCTTCTGGAAGGACTGTCATGTCAACCCGGCGGCGGTGCAGGAGGTCGGTCATGCGCAGACCTGCGGAGAGCTGCGTCAGCGCTTCTACGTGGGCGAGGGACTGCTGACGAACGGCCACCCGGGCGCGGGCGCGCTGTTCACCGGCACGGACCCCACGCGAGTCGAGTCGGGGCTGGGCATCGCCACCTTCACCGCGGGGCAGTACAACGAGCTGTGGCGAATCTGGGGCTTCCTGCTCCGTCCCGACAACTTCGACAGCCTGGTGGCTCAGCGCTACGGGTCGGCGGTAAGCACCGAGCGCAATCCCTATCCGCTGCCCGGGCAGAACCCGAACTGGACCAACGGCGGAAGTGGTCAGCTCCCGCAGATGCTCACGCAGCTTCGCAACCCGGATGGGAGCTGGAGTGGACGCATCGGCGTCACGTGCCACGCCTGCCACAGCGGCGCGGTGGGGACACCCGCGGATGGCCCGGGGCTCGGGGTAGTGCTGGGCGGTGGTAGCAGCCTGGCGGACCTGGACCTGTTCCTGAGTGACTTGCTGCCCCTGGGGTATCCGGCGTCGCTGGCCACCTTCGCGAACCTCAACCGCACCCGCGGCACCAACAACGCGAGCGACATCAACCTCGCGTTCCTGTTCCCGGACGAGACGCTGCTGTCGGCTGGAGAGGTCATCGGGCTCATCAACTCAGGCTCGACCGCCGGGATGGATACGCCCGCGTGGTGGAACATGGGCCACCGGCCGGTGAAGTTCGTGGACGGCGTGTTCCCCATGGATGCGCCGCGCGTGGACATGGTGTTCTACACGCCGTTCTTCGGCCTGTTCGGTGGAGTCGGCGGACCGGTGAGCGAAGCGGGACAGGACTGGATGCGCACCAACGGCCCGCCGCTCAACACCTGGGTCGAGTCGCTCAAGGCCCCGCGCTATCCGCTGGCCATCAACCAGACGCTGGCCGAACAGGGGGCCGTGCTGTTCCACACGCTCGACATGTGGGGTCCGGGGCGCAACAACCCCGTGCAACGGCCCCAGGGCAACGGCTCCTGCGCGAGCTGCCATGGCGCCTACGCACCTCGCTACGTCAATGACCCCGCGTTCCTGGCGACTCCGGCGTTGGAGGGCATGGCGAGCTACATCGTTCCGCTGAGCATCATCGGCACCGACCCGGTCCGGGTGAACACCAACAACCTCGCGGTGCAGACGGCGGGCGCCAAGAACTTCTTCGGCTATCCGCAGACGGCCGGCACCGCCCAGGACTGCGGCCCGCAGAACCAGCCGCACATTCGCGGCAACCGGGAGCTCGGCTACCTCGCGCCGCCGCTGTATGGCGTCTGGGCCACCGCGCCGTACCTCCACAACGGCTCGGTCCCCAACGTCTGGGAGGTGCTCAAGCCTTCGGACCGCAAGCCCATCTGGCGTCGTGTCTCCACGCCTCCGCGCTGGGACCAGCCGCTCACCATCATGGGCTTCGACACGAACCTGCAGCGCGCGTATGACTCCACGAAGCTCGGCTGGAAGTACGACACCATCGCCTGCCAGTGGCGCACGCCGCTCAACCCCGCGGTGTCGCCGTACATCAACTGCGACCCCGGTGACGAGTTCCGCACGCCCCTGGCACAGGAGATGATGAACGTGCTCTTCAGCAACATCTTCCTCACCTGGAACATCCTCTACCCGCCGACACGCACGCGTCAGCAGCTCGAGGACCGGAAGATCTTCAACACCCACGCCTTCGGCCAGGACAATGGCGGGCACGAGTTCAACTCCGTGCTCACCGACCTGGAGCGTGTGGCGCTGATCGAATACCTCAAGACGCTCTAG